Part of the Niallia alba genome is shown below.
ATAATTTGGAAAACTTTTTATAAATACATTTCCTGAATATGATTCATCAAAACGCATTGGTAATCACTCCTTTTTTATTCAAAACAGCTTAAATCTAAATTGATTCACTATCCCCTTCACAAAGATCTTGAACAAACTTCGGTAGAATAAAGGCCGCTTTGTGTAAGTCTTTCGTGTAATACTTGGTTTCTATTGAATGGAAACGGCTCTCTGGCACTTGTAAGGGATCATATTGCTTTGATCCAATTGTGAACGCCCACATTCCGCTTGGATATGTCGGTATATTAGCGATATATAATCTGGTTATTGGAAATATTTCTTTTACATCTCTTTGTACGGAGCGAATAAGCTCTCCTTTAAACCATGGGTTGTCCGATTGAGCAACGAAAAGTCCATCATCCTTTAAAGCTTTTGCTATCCCAGCATAGAAGCCTTTTGTAAACAGATTAACAGCAGGTCCCACTGGTTCTGTGGAATCTACCATAATTACATCATAGACCTTTTCACTTTTGGCAATATGCATAAAGCCATCACCTACTT
Proteins encoded:
- the speE gene encoding spermidine synthase, coding for MGIWFTEKQTDNFGITMKIKRTLHTEQTPFQKLEMVETEEWGNMLLLDDMVMTSTRDEFVYHEMVAHIPLFTHPKPEHILVVGGGDGGVIREVLKHSSVKKATLVDIDGKVIEYSKQFLPEIAGKLDDPRVDVQVGDGFMHIAKSEKVYDVIMVDSTEPVGPAVNLFTKGFYAGIAKALKDDGLFVAQSDNPWFKGELIRSVQRDVKEIFPITRLYIANIPTYPSGMWAFTIGSKQYDPLQVPESRFHSIETKYYTKDLHKAAFILPKFVQDLCEGDSESI